The DNA segment gaagaaacaaacttGAAATCTAAGAGGATCAAGCTAAAAATCATGAAGTCAACCGAGGTCAACAGGTTTCACCGGAGCACGTTTTGGAGGCTTAAATGTAGACATCCGAGATTGCAAGACCGCATCATTTGCTGCTTCCCAAAGATCAAAAGCTATCTTGTGTCGGGCTTCTTTGATGTTCTCGTCGTTCACCAATGAGAAATCTAATCCAAGTAGATGGCACTCTATGAACTTCAATGAATAAGCACCACAATCATTACCACTCATGTTTAGGCCGCGCATGGGGACATATGAAACAGTATACTGTTTCACATTGAAATCTTTCTTCCTCTCTGGCGACTGGACTGCCTTGACGATTCGTGGAATGAGGACGGCAAAAGCTTCGATGACCCTGTTGTTCTTCTTACCCCCACAATCGAAGACATCAATTGTCCGGTTCACAAGATTGACGCAAATAGAGATCCAGTGGATTTGGTTAACACATATAGGGATGTAGAGACGATCGACATCAACGCTCCATACTGAACCTGTGCTTCCATGATATGGAAGCTCGCCTCTTCCATACTCGAGAAAATTGTCGTCGATTTTGTACCCTCTCCTGTTTCCATCAAACTTCCCATAGGCCGTGATAATCTGATTACTGAACATACAGTTCAAAAATGCGACTCGGTCTGGACTCCACCGACGCAATGTGGTTTTCTCCCGAAACAAATACATCATGGCGTCCATGTCCTGAAAAAGACAATACAATTTTGTTTAGGAATGAGAACCAACAACAAAAAGCAATCTGCAAAATATTTCAGAGCTAAACTCACAAAGTTCTTCAACCAAATATTAGGCCCAATAATCCGCGAGGCTAACTCTGCATCAAATGTAGATGGCCCAATCTGAAGTACTCTGTAAAAAGAAAGCATTGCTGTGATGTTAGTGAAGAGGTAGATttgaggaaaaataaataaaacaattcaaataACTTACGTGGGATTCAATGTCCATTCAGTTAGTTTGGCCCATTTCTCTTCTGGAAGGAAAACTAGCTCGTAGTCTTTCGCTTTGCAACGAACTTCTAGATCATCACTATCAACCAAGAATGGTGTTTTGAAGATCTGTGGCCGAAACGAAGTCATTGGCGTAGTGAAATCAGAAGGTCCTTCGGACTGCTTGTCTTGAGATGGATCAAAACCGTCAACATTTGACTCTTGTGTAAGGTTACCCATTGTCTTCTGTAAGTACTCTTGGGTCCCTATATTCACATCTAAGGTGCTAAATAAGCTGCCAAACACATCAGACAAATCTGCATCCTGGTtataaaacacaaaacatgacattaatatttttaaaagaaagatTCCATCCAAAACATCATCCttacataattattacacaCAGCAAAGACAACATCATccttaaaataatattacaaaccGCAAACCGAGTAcatgaaaaagaaaagcaaCCAAAGACATGAAAATATAACAGCAACCGAAGACATGAAAAATGATCTACTTCTTGTTTACCTTTGTCTGAGACCTTGTCTTCGCAGCATTCGCAGGCCCACCATTGTGAGCAGTCGCAGAAGCTCGACTGCGATAAGGAGCAGAAGCCGCACTGCGAGAAGGAGCAAGACCACGAGTAGAAACTGATGCAGGAGCTTCGGTAGAAGCCCGAGTAGGAGCAGGAGGACGACCAGAAACCGAAGCCGGAGCAgtggcagcagcagcagcagcagaagGAGTCCAAAACGGATCAGTACCACGAGTCTGAGTATTAGCAGGCGCACCACCCTGAGTCTGAGATGAAAGGATCTTCTCCTCTAATTTGGTAAAGCGGTCTTCAATAATCTCGCGTACCTCGAGGCCTAAGGCAGTAAAAGAAGAGTTAAACATACTCTGGATATAGGacttcatttcctcttcaaGATCTCTATATTTCTCGGTTGATCTTTGGCAAAGtaacctcttcttcctcgactCCGCACCAGTATCCCGAAAcctgttcttcctcttcttAGTAGGAGACACACGGGTGCTTTCTATTTCTTCTTCAATTTCAGTTTCACTTGTCTCTACAGCCGCTTCCTCATCTGAACCATCTTCCTCAGAACTGTACTGAAATGGTTTCACTGTTTCCTTATAAGCCCAAACATGCTTACTCCAGTCATACTTGTTTCGCTGCATGTCAATGATTAGATCAACTCTTTCATCCTTCATCTCACAGGCTCGAACAAACTCGGCATCAGTAATCACGTCTTTGAAATTTCCAGATGTAGAAATGGATGGAAACACATctccctacaaaaaaaaaatttaaaacaggTTAAAGACACACCAATTTAAGAACTATGCACATCAATAACATCAATTAAAGGAAACAGAACTTACGGTGGAAGCAAAATTAGACTCTATGGTAATAATATCCTCATAGGAAATCTTAGCAGATCCTTTCCAATTCCTGCACCTCATGGTAGTCACGCCTTCTCTCAGTTTCTGACCCAAAAGAGACCCAATGTCCGGAACAGCTTCCATCAACCAAATCTGAAGTGCATACGAGAATCCATCTACGACATAACTGTTTTGCGTCTTCACTTTATCCCTAGCGTTGATAATGGAACTCACCAGCATATCAAAAGAGTGAAGACCCCACGGATATTTCCTCATCTTCTCGAAGTTCATCACGAGCTTGATGTACTTGTATGGGATCCACACCTTCTCA comes from the Brassica napus cultivar Da-Ae chromosome A7, Da-Ae, whole genome shotgun sequence genome and includes:
- the LOC111215823 gene encoding uncharacterized protein LOC111215823; translated protein: MTIDQLPKCLFKEGTETQVEKVNNSCRTSILAKVAKYCPDEYKEVSEDPLFAQIVAIHVHKLQFSARAIHTFVCKQLLSAKRYELWFHYARRPLRFSMQEFYAITGLKYKDEPDLEIDDWAYDGGFWSKLLRRQKNISVQQIRKVHVKLCNTWSRVDRLRLVYLCVIAGILMAKDEKVWIPYKYIKLVMNFEKMRKYPWGLHSFDMLVSSIINARDKVKTQNSYVVDGFSYALQIWLMEAVPDIGSLLGQKLREGVTTMRCRNWKGSAKISYEDIITIESNFASTGDVFPSISTSGNFKDVITDAEFVRACEMKDERVDLIIDMQRNKYDWSKHVWAYKETVKPFQYSSEEDGSDEEAAVETSETEIEEEIESTRVSPTKKRKNRFRDTGAESRKKRLLCQRSTEKYRDLEEEMKSYIQSMFNSSFTALGLEVREIIEDRFTKLEEKILSSQTQGGAPANTQTRGTDPFWTPSAAAAAATAPASVSGRPPAPTRASTEAPASVSTRGLAPSRSAASAPYRSRASATAHNGGPANAAKTRSQTKVNKK